The window ATCATTTTCCAAATGAAGATTGGCAAAAATTCAAGGACAAGATAGCGGCTGCGTTGGAATCGTATCAGCCCTGTAGCACACATAACTGCAGCTGTCACCAACGGTATGAGCTCACTTTTCTATTTTGATGGCATATTTTGCTTTTTGAATTATGTTTGGATTTAATCATTTCCTACAGCTGTAAGCTCCAGTACATTTGGctccatcatcccccccccccccccccccctccatttaaAGATTGGATTGGTTTCAACCTGATCCCATTGCTTGTTGATgaaatgtcgggggggggggtaaatattAGCTGCAGCTACACATCCAGGGTTTGGAATCTTGAGTAGCCAAAGGCACAAAGTTACGATAATGTATCTCTCAATGTTCAACTTTCCCAGTAGCTACACCAGGCAAGCTAGATCATCTCATTTCTCATGTTGGCAAAGCAGGTGTTTATTGCCTCTCACTAATTACCCTTAAAAGCTAGGAGATTCAGTGACCATGAAGAAACAGAACTATATTTCCAGTCTACCTGTGGTGTTCATTCACCCATCTGCTCACTAAATATTCATCTCTCTTcgctttaaaaatatatttaaataatccACCACCCTCCAGTAAAGAGTTCTAAAGACTCATGACTCAGTGAGtgctatatggaatgagctgccaggagtagttgaggcagatgctttaacatttaaaatgtacttGGATTGGTAAATGTACTAAAAGGTTCCTGATAGGAAAGTTTTAAacggccaaatgctggcaaatgtgactagcttagatggggcatgttggccagcatgaacaagttgggacgaagggcctgtttcagtgctatataattccatatttttaaaatggagaacCACTTATTCTTCCCTAATTTTAATTATTCCCTTGAGAGGAAGTATCTACTATGCATCCATTCTGTCAAGAGACTTCAGAATCTTGATAGGGTGTGCTAAAACATTTGTACAGTAACCTACCTCCTCGTATTCTGTACCTGGGCTCATTTGGCTTTAGAACCAATTATTTCAATTATAGCCCAGGATTTGTTTGTTTCCTCACACTCTCCTTATCCTCCATCTATTGTatatttgttgtctctgtactgtacactgacaatgacaattaaattgaatctgaatctgatatttcCTTGGTTTGTAACATCTTAGGTTGATCCAAAACATTTACGCTCTTTCTCTCTTCActgacctctcttccattgactccatctatatttcATGCTGCTCGGCAaggcaccagcataatcaaggaccagtgtcacccaggtcactccctcttctcccctctcccattaggcaagtgatacagaagtttgaaaacgcatatctCTAGATTCAGTAACAATTTCTTTCTAGCTGTTATCAGGAGACCTTCAAATGAACTTTATTCATACTTTACTTaatcatgcactaaatgttatactctttatcctgtatctgtacaccatagATGGCTTGAtcgcaatcatgtatagtcttttcactgactggatagcacacaacgaaAAAGCTGTTCGCTGTACTTTGGTAgacgtaataaactaaactgactgcaCTAACTGACCCACTATGTTCCAGGATTATccatttttatttccaatttctaACATATGCAATAGACTATCAATATTTGCTGTAGAACCACTAACAAATGTTGGAACCGCTTAAGTGACTGATGAACATATTTTATACTTCATGCAGTGTGCTTGAGGAAGATCTTTTACCCTTCCGACAAGGAATCTCTGAAGACATGATGGCAGAGATCATTGGGCAAGAAGTGGGGACGCATTACCAGATAATTAAGGGCCAACTCTATCGTCAAGACAGCTGCATGTTTCCTGCCAGGTGGGAGTGCAGTCTAGCCTGTTGCTATTTGATGCATTTattctttagaatttagagatatagcgtggaaacaggccctttgccccaccgagtccgcgtcgactagcaatcaccccgcacactgacCTACACAAACGAGAGCCAATtatacaacttactgaagccaattaacctacaaacctgtatgtctttggagtgtggagggaaaccagagcacctggagaaaacccacatagtcacagagaaaacgcacgaactccgtacagaatatcatccgtagtcaggatcgaactccggtctgtggcactgtaaggcgacaattaccgttgcgccactgggcTGCCTAAAATTCTTGCATTGAAATGACTATATGCATGCGTTTTTCTCTTGAAATATGTTTGACTGAAATTCTTTATCATCTGTTTTAGTgtttgagatacaacatggaagcaggcacttCCACGCCAATCGATCACCCGTTGTCATTAgtttaatgttattccactttctcatccattccctacacactagaggcaaattACCTGaagtcaattaagctacaaacctgcaagtagttgtgatatgggaggaaatccacgcggtcacaaggagaacgcgcAAATTCCAGACAGACCGCCTGAGATtaggatttaacccgggtctctggtgccgagagacagcagctctaccagctgcgccactgtgtaccCATACCTGTTAACAATGAAAACTTGACTTCATCATTTAgcacggcacaatggtgcagcgtgTATAGAGTCCCTCCTCTTCCGAATAAAGCAGATAAGGGAGCAGATGAAATATCACTGTAGCATCTCTGCCGTTGCAAAAGTCTCCCACTATCTCTATTCTGAAAGAGGGAATCCCTGCTCTTGCCACAATCTAACTCAGAATGTGAATAAAGGTTTTTGGGTTCAAAACTTGTAGTGGGAATTGAACCGACAATCTTCCAACTGGGCCAAAAATCCTCTCAACTGAACCATCAAAGATTTGTAGCTCAAACTCCTGATCAACAGAGGAATCTCAGCCCTTTCTCCTTTGTGTTTAGGTGCAGTGGGGTAGAGCATTTTATACTGGAAATAATCAGTGATCTCCCTGACATGGAATTTGTCCTCAATGTCCGAGATTACCCACAGGCTCCTAAATGGATGAAACCCGTCAGGCCTGTTTTATCTTTCAGCAAGGTAAGAGTACCATTGTATATAAAGttattagaggcatagatagggtagacagtcagaacctttttcccagggtggaaatgtccaacactagagggcatagctataaggtgagagggggaaaatgtaATGAAAATTTGCTGTCTTTTAATGAAGATTAAGTTATTTTACATAGAGAATAGTGGGGGGCAGGAACGCATTacctggagtggtggtggaggcagatactaccgTGGTATTCAAgacacttttagataggcacatggaagtgtagggaatatagggatatgaatcatgaacaggcagatgagatcagtttaacttggcatcatagcaggtcaggcagtatctctggagaacatggataggtgactcgaaatctcacctatccatgttctccagagatgcttcctgacccgctgagttactctagcaccttgtgtccttttgtctgttaaccagcgtctacagtatctataacttggcatcatgttcgacacaaatattgtgggccgaagggcccattcctgtgctgtgacattctatgttctatgattgtCAAATAAGATCACAGTTCTGGTATGTGTGAAAAAATTAAGACTCTGGTCTCCTTTAAATCCttaccttctcaccttaaacctcaagTGTCATGAGTGTTTCATTGTTATGTGTGCCAATGCCTAGATTCTCACTCTTTGATTCCAAGATGCTACGGGTAATGAACAACATTTCAAGAGTTCAGAGTGTTTACTTGTTATATGTATCAGATATGAACCGGAaagatgaaattcttacttgctgcagctttgcaggtaCATTAGATGCAACCCAAACTGAATACAATAAACTATCATTTACTCTATAAACTAGATCATGATAGTCCAAAAAACTATTTTGTATTTGGAGCAACCAAGGCAGTCCAGTGTCTGTGTTGGTTCAGTACTGGCAGTAGGGGGTGGTAGAGAGCAACAGAGCATTCAGCCAGCAAACTGTTTAGTTTGTCTTTGCCCAAGAGGCAATGTAAGAATTTATGCTCATAGAGAACTTGTGGAAGGAAATGTGAATTTTACACaatggcacaaggaactgcagatgctggaatccttagcaaaacacaaagtgctggaggaattcagtcaggcagcatatctggagggaatttaaccttacatttatgttcaatattgtcacgtgtaccaaggtacagaaaaatgctttgttttgcatgcgatccaatcacatcagataatactatatataaatacaatcgcaagtgcaataggtggagcaaaggggaaaatatgtAGCACCTTCTCAACCTCCTGCTCTCAGGCGGCCTGGTATAGGACTGAAAGATAAACAGTAATCAAATGATATATAACTCTGGCTTTCCAGTGTATTTAAATATaattctctctctatttctctttatctctattatctctctatctccatctctctctctatttctatctatctctccctatcaCTCTTCgctatctctctcccctttctctctccctcccttttctctctcccccttttctctctccccctctctctctctctctctctctctctctctctcccctctctctctcttatctctctctctctctctctctctctctctctcacagacaTCAGAGTACAATGACATCATGTACCCTGCATGGACCTTCTGGGAGGGAGGCCCCGCAGTTTGGCCAATTTACCCCACTGGGCTTGGACGCTGGGACCTGATGAGGAAGGATATGAAAACGTGAGTTGGATCTGCAGGCGGAGTTGGTGCTGAAGAGACCGCCTCATACAGTTTGCCCATGCATGTAGTGGGAGTGCTGGTTGCCTCCAAGTCCCGTGTATTCTGAGTTCCAGTCTGGCTCTGATGGTGATTAGTATTAGCGTCATAGAGAGGCACAAACagtgtagacaatcagaaccttttaccagggtggaaatgtcaaagaacagagggcataagtttaaggtgagagggggagagtaaatgtgcggagcaagtttttttttacatagagggaggtgggtgcctggaatgtgttgcttgagggtggtggttgaggcaggtactggcatttaagaggcttttagaaaggagcatggatgtgcagggaatggaaggatatggatcacgtgcagacaggagattagtttacccTGGCATCatagttggcacagacattgtgagccgaaggacctgtacctgtgctgtactgttctatgttctgactgCGATGTATGAGACTAGAGGACAAATATTTAAGATAAGAGGTAGGAATTTTGGAAGGATTtgaggaagaacaaagggaatatctctaaTAGAAATTTAAATAGACTTTTTGAATTTTAAGCAGCAAAGAGAACAAACTATTTGGTAGGAAAGATAAAACTGTGCTTGGTACATGAAAGCGGTGTGTGTTTCCAGGCGGCAGCACCTAACACAACATATCATTCTTTCCCCTATTAGATCAGCTGAAGAATGGCCATGGGAGAAGAAAGTCTCAAAAGGTTTCTTTAGAGGATCAAGGTAATTCAATTAAAAAGGGTGTTCCACGTGGTTTTGAATAGTCTCTGAACCTGACACTCGCTGCTTCTGCCTCCCAGCATGagggctaattccaaagtttaccTTTGCTTAAAAGTGTAGTAAAGGAATTAAAGGAATAAACCGTCTTGCTACAAAAAATAGGAGGATTTTTAACTGATGTGGAAGAGCACATTATTGAGAGATGCAGTCCTGTTGATACCCTGGGGTATTAATCTCAGGGAACAGGTTGTATTTAGATGAATCACAGTTGAAGGTTGTGCAATTATTGGATTGGTCCATTGACAGAATCCAGTTCCCATTTTACTGTCTTGCAGTCTGCCCCTGGTTTACGTGATGTACGTGCATGACAGATTTATTATGTTCATTGGCACACACTTACAGTGGCAGCTCTGTAAAACTATCACACCGATAGCACTCTATTATCACATGCACATTCTTACACAAGATTCCTATCTGTGTATCTTCTAgactagactttagaggtacagcgtggagacagcccttcggcccaccgagtcagcgccgaccagcgatcaccccggacactaacactacacactagggacaattttaccacttacaacttaccaaagccaattaacctataaacctgtacgtgtttgacgtgtgggaggaaactggagcacccagtgataactcgcgcagtcacagggagaacgtacaaacaccgtacaaacAGCAACCGtaaacaggattgaacctgggtctctggcgctggaaggcagcaactctaccgctgcgccactgtgccgctccatcTGTCTAAGTCTGTCTATTCCCTGACATCCGACGTGCAGATAtcagaagatagacccaaaatgctggagtaactcagcaggtcaggctgcatctctggagaaaagtaggtgacgtttcgggtcgagatccttcttaaacaagagttatgggaaagggaaacagatATGAAGGACAAATCAAAACCAGCAAAAATaattaaggaaaggtggagcccacaatgattcattgttggctatggagaaggtgataacaagtGAAACTAACGAGTGAAGCAGTAAAACTAAGCAGAACGACAGTCAAACCAGTAGAACGACTAGGATgttggagggacggagagagagggaatgcaagggttacatgaagttagagaaatcaatgttaataccactggattgtaagctgtctaagcgaaatatgaggtcctgttcctccaatttgcatttggcctcattctgacaggggaggaggcccaggaccgaaaaggtcagtataggaatgggaaggggagttaaagcatTTGGGAACTGGGAGATCGCGTAGGCTAAAGCAAACTGAGCGTAGGTGTGCAGTGAAACGATTGCACAGTCTGCATCAGATATCAGGTTGGACAGGTTGAAATAAAGCGGTTTGTTTCCATTTCAGGACAAGTTCAGAACGAGATCCTCTTATTCTGCTCTCTCGGGAGGATCCATTGCTTGTCGATGCAGAATACACTAAAAACCAAGCCTGGAAGTCTGAGAAGGTAAAATGTAGGAGTTGGATGCTGAATTGAAGTAATCTGTAAACTCTCTTCTACCTGAAGCTCAATTAGTTTACTGTGTGCAAACCCTCTCTGTTGGCACGAAGTTCCACTGCATGAAAAATCTTGACTGAAGTGAATCCTTGTACACAACAACTATATTCACCCTGCCTTTGGAAATGGAAACCAACATCGGTGAAGGCAGGACTTACAAATCTCAGTTCAATTAATTGATCTCATCCTGGCAAAACCCACGCCCACCTGCCCTGTGTCTGTTCAGTTCCTAAGCTAGCAACACTGGTTTTATAATCCTTGTCTTTGTTGTTATTACTTCACAGACTGGCTTCTCCTACTGAAAGGTCCTTTGTGCTACAAACCTGAGATCACTATGTCTCTCCAGGTCTGATCTCCTCTGGGACTCTCTGAATGTCATTGTTTCCACCACAGACAGCTGAGCTAACCCTGATTTGGGAATTTCCATCCCTATATTTCTTCAGCTCTCAACGTTTCCTTGATTAGGTTCTTTCTTAAAATCTTCCTATCTGACCAAGCTTCTGGTTACTTGCCATAACGCCTTCTTGATTAACATTGTTTCTTGATATTGCTCCATGTGGCTTTTCTATACATCAAAGGCtccgtataaatgtaaattgttgatCTATTAATTTGATCTGTTTACAGGACACATTGGGAAACCCCCCTGCTAAAGAAATTCCATTGGTGGAGCATTGCAAATACAAGTATGTCACAGGAATGATGGTGCAGTGGCTAAATTGCTGAAATAGCAATCCAGGGGCCAGGACTAATAATCCAGTCATTTGacttcaaatcccaccatggtaGTTGtggaattaaacattcaattaACTTGATACCCTGGATTCAAAAATATAAAAACTGATCTCAGTAAGGGTAACCACAAAACTACGCATCATTAATCTCGATAGGAGAAAATGTTTTCTTAGCTGATTTGGCTTTGTGTGACTCTTGACTGCCCTCTGAAATGACCATTCAGTCATATCAAACCAGAACAAGAGCAGACTACAGAGGTTCAAGTAGGGAGCTCAACACTATCTTCTCAGACAGTTACAgagtcatacaggatggaaaTATGCCTTTTGGTCCAACtaccccatgctgaccaatatgtcccactTACTCTAGTCCCACATATCTGCGTTTCGCccgtatccctcaaaacctttcctgtccatgtacatgtcttttaaatgctgttatagtacctgcttccactacctcctctggcaactcgttccatatacctgccaccttctgaaaaagtcgcccctcaggttcccattaaacctttctatcagtccttaaatctatgtcctctggtttttgattccactactctgggtagaCACCTCAGTGCATTCATccaatttattcccctcatgattttatgcacctctataagatcaccacggCCTCCTAtgcttcaacctctccctatagcgctGGTCTTCAAGTCTtgataacatcctcgtaaatctctgcactctttccagcttaatgacatccttcctaaaggaaaagtCAATAAAGCCAACATTGCTAGTGATGCATATGTCCTCATTGTGGTTTGCTCTGCATCCTGTGAAGAATTATCCTTCCCCATCGCTTGCATGATAACTTATTATCCCAGCACCAGAAAAGGAAGGGTCGATTCATAGAGTTGCAGAATGGCAACAGCACAGAAGACAGCCATTTGGCAGATCGAGTTCATACTGTCTCCATCTAACAGTAATCCAGCCGGTCCTGTTTCACCAACTCTCCCCGTAGACCTGCGATTGTTTTCCTTTTAGATACCTCTGCACACTCCCCGTTTGAATGCTACAATTGGATCTGCTCGTATTTCTACCCTAAACGGAATTCCAGGCCCTGATGGCTCAGTCtgggactttactttagactgtagagacgcagcacggaaacaggcccatcggtccacCAAATCCGTgtggccagtgatcaccccgtacactagcactatcctgcacactagtgacaatttaccatttttaccacagccaaatagcctacaaacccatatgtctttggagtgtgggacgaaatcggagtacccagaggaaacccacggggtcacagggagaacgtacaatctccatacagacagaacccatcgtcaagatcaaacctgggactctggtgctgtaaaacagcaactctgccactgagccGCTCTGTCCTCACGGCATTTTTAGTTCATTTTTCGATCATCTTTCTTTGTCTCCTAGTTCAGTGCTTCTCCATCACGGACTTTTTTGCTGCACTTTATCTGCACCTTTCTCGATCTTGTATCTCTATATGATcgactattccctgcatatccacatgcctttcTAAAACCctcataaacaccactatcgtatctgcctccaccaccactctcaTTAGCGCATTTCAGGCTTCTaccatcttctgtgtaaaaaaaaaacctccccacatcttctttaaactttgtccctctcaccttaaagctatgccctcttgtccttGGCATTTTCACCCTGGAAACAAGGTTCTGCCTGTCCTAACTATACCTTTCGTAATTTTAAATCAAGTCTATCATTCCATGGACTTCAATCCTGTGGACAAGCCTATAAGGTACTTTACCGAATGATTATTGATTATCTCACCAATTTCTTTCATCATCCCTCTGTTGCTTCATCAGAAAATACTCTTCTCAAATTAATTAGACATAACTTGTCTTTAAcaaagatgatagacacaaaatgctggagtaactctgcgggtcaggcagcatctctggagaaaatgaataagtgatggatgttttgggttgatacccttcttcaaactgagccggggaaggaaactagaggtatgaaaaggtacagaacaaatcagccggcaccgatgaccaagggaaGGTGGTGTCATCCATTCCCTAGAAAGGACAAGAGCGGTAAACTGTGAAATTGTAGGTTGGTTGATCCATAGTAAGGTGTTGGAGTGTTCGTGGAAGCTGtaaagtgaaacatagaaaataggtgcaggaggaggccattcagtccttcgagtcagcaccgccattcattgtgatcatggctgatcgttcccaatcaataacccgtgcctgccgtctcctcatatcccttgattccactaacccctagagctctatctatctctctcttaaatccatccagtgacttggcctccactgccctctgtggaagggaattccacaaattcacaactctctaggtgaaaaagttttttctcacctcagtcttaaatggcttcccctttattgtaagactgtggcccctggttctggactatcccaacattgggaacatttttcctgcatcgcgcttgtccagtccttttataattttatatgataGTGAAACTGCACTGAAATGGATGCCTATATTTTTTTCGTTACTCAGATATCTGTTTAATTTCCGAGGAGTTGCAGCCAGTTTCCGATTCAAGCACCTGTTTCTGTGCGGATCCCTGGTTTTCCACGTTGGGAATGAATGGCTGGAGTTCTTTTACCCACAGTTGAAGCCATGGATGCATTACATTCCTGTCAACCGGGACCTCTCTGACGTACGGTAAGCCTGTGGCATGGGCACCAGCTACGCAGACTAGGGCTCCTGTGCCTCACTGAGCCAGAGTTCGATTTCACATTCCTCTagggtcacaaggaactgcagatgctggaatcctgagcaaaacacaaaatgctggaggaacagtgggacggcacagtggcgcaacggtagtgttgctgcctcacagcgccagagaccctgactacgggtgctgtctgtgtggagttgtacgttctccctgtgaacgcattgtttttctctgggtgctccagttacgtcccacatcccaaatacgtggaggtgaattggtttctgtaattgcccctagtgtctagggaatggtgagaaagtgggattatatagaactagtgtgaccgggtgatcgatggccacgtggactcggtgggttgaagggatgGCTTCCAGTCTGTATCTGTGTATAAGAGGACAGCGTGTTTATTTGTTTGACTGTCTTTTAGGAACTTGTTGCAGTTCGTTAAGGAAAATGACCAGTTTGCTCGAGAGATTGCAGAGAGGTGAGTATAAATCCCTAAGTTGTCAGTTTTCAACTTAAATgtagatacaagagactgcagatccaGGTATTTGGAGCAAaatgctgctggagtaactcagcgagtcaggcagcatctgtggaggtagagggTCCGTCGAttattcgggtcgggactctgtATCAGCCCTACACAGGCAGTGGGTTACCGACAATTAATCATGTCcatagtttttgtttagtttggggatacagcgcagaaacaggacattcagcacacctagtccacgccgaccagcgatcactagcactttcctacacactaaggacaatttacaatttttacccaagccaattaacctacaaacctgtggagtgtgggaggtaactggagcacccggagaaaacccacgagggagatggtacatactccatacagacagcacccgtaatcaggactgaacccatttttctggtgctgtaaggcagcaactcaacactGCCGCATAACATAATTTTAGTTTTGTTCTCTGAAGTTAATTGCAAGGGATTGGAGCCTTTCCCATTTCATGCATTGTGCGTCAGTGCTGTGCTCAGCGTGACCAAACATGAGCAGAATGTAATGCCAGACGTTtcctctgcttccaccactggGCGTTAACTCTCAAACTAAATATCACTGTCCCCAGAACAGTGAACTTCAAGctctgtagacacaaggaactgcagatgccatgaTCTTGCGTAGAATGTAGTTTTGGGTCATGGCCCTTCTTCAAGTCCAGTGCGTGTTTCTCTCTGTCCCGCCGAGACTGGTGCACTGGATTTCAGGTGCTGAATGCAAAGACTGCATTCCTGTTGGCAATATCCTCAAGTACTTCTTGCCCAGTGATGTACCTTGAAGTATGGATATTATTTCACAAGGACACTAGCAGGCAACTTAATCCCTCGAGTCTGCCCCGCCATTagtgcagcacagggacaggcccttcgccaCACAATATTTGTGCTAAACATAATGTCAGGATCAACTGTTATCTACTTGCATTACTACTGCGGCAATCTGCCGCCAAGTCTTGGCAAGGTGAGAACAGCTTTGATGCATCTcagcactgcagttccttgtgcctcggcCCCGATAGCGGAGAGTTTCTTCCATGTTGTATGGAGCATCAGCCCCTTTTCCTGTCCCTTGTGTGGGAACTGAACCAACAACCTGCTGGCAGGAGCAAGTGAAGATGACAATGATGATACTTTTTGTCACATGGCAGTATTTATTGTcaatgtaccaaggcacagtgaaaatgtttgttttgcatacaatcaaataaaatcatactatagaaaagcacaatcatag is drawn from Leucoraja erinacea ecotype New England chromosome 21, Leri_hhj_1, whole genome shotgun sequence and contains these coding sequences:
- the poglut1 gene encoding protein O-glucosyltransferase 1; the protein is MAGRWRLLAALVWCWGLWAAADGSGADWQKFKDKIAAALESYQPCSTHNCSCHQRVLEEDLLPFRQGISEDMMAEIIGQEVGTHYQIIKGQLYRQDSCMFPARCSGVEHFILEIISDLPDMEFVLNVRDYPQAPKWMKPVRPVLSFSKTSEYNDIMYPAWTFWEGGPAVWPIYPTGLGRWDLMRKDMKTSAEEWPWEKKVSKGFFRGSRTSSERDPLILLSREDPLLVDAEYTKNQAWKSEKDTLGNPPAKEIPLVEHCKYKYLFNFRGVAASFRFKHLFLCGSLVFHVGNEWLEFFYPQLKPWMHYIPVNRDLSDVRNLLQFVKENDQFAREIAERGHRFIQDHLRMVDVSCYWKRLLLEYSKLLQYKPRRHKGYTQILSNNRHNEL